The genomic interval TCCGCCGCCCTAGGGTACCCAGGGAGGAGAGGTCGTCCGGCCAGATCCCCAGGTACGCCCCGAAAACCACGACCCCCCGGTCCGTGTGACCCAGGCGGTGCCAACACCACGCGAGCCCGCGAATCAGGTCCGCGACCCAGTGGCCGATTCCGTGCTTTCCGGTCAAAATGAGGGCGGAAACCTCGGGCGGACTGCCCCGGTAAAACTCTTCGGCGCGGCGAACCCACGTGGCGTGAAATTGATCCAGGTGGCGGCGGAGGGCCTCGCGGTCGTGGTAGAGGTCGTCCCCGATCGCCAGAAACGCCTGCAACACCGCGAGCATCGCGTCGTCCCGGTGAATCGCCAGGCCGTCGGCCAACCCGGCAATGATGCGGAGGGCGGTGTCCGCCGCCGCGTCCCGGAGTCGCTCGTCGAGGTGTCGGCCGAGGGCGTCGTCCCGGTACACCTCCGGCGCCAACCGCAGCCACTCTTCCAACACGGCGAGGGCCGCCCGCTTATCCTCGAGTACGTGGAATTGTGTATGCCAAGTCAGATACACCGAAAAGGCCCGCGCGGCCGGGGTGGATTCTAAATCTAAACTGGTGATGTGGAACGGCAGCAGGGCCGTCTGATTAACGATACAGTAAAGTAAGCGGGCGGGTTCGACCGCGCGCTCCGTCGCCCCGAGCCAGTCGACGAATGTGTATCCTGTCAGCCCGAATTCGGCCATTACGGCCGCCGGGCTGGTCATGTCCGCGATCCGGGCGGCCAAGGCCCGCACGTCCGCCCGCTGCCCGTCCCCGGCGTGCACTTTTTCGAGCGACCGCAGGTTGACGTCCGCGAACCGCCGGAGGTCCTCCTCGCGGTCGGTCGCCCGCAGACTCGTCTCGACCAAAGCGCGGGTCGGCGGGGCGAGGAGCGGCAGCCGGTCCAGGCGGTCGAGCAATTCCGTTAGAAGCGGGTGCGGGGTCATTTTATCTGACGGTAAACCTACGTACCGAACCGATGATTTCAGCGTACCCCGACCCCCTGAGATCGGTTAGACCCCCTTTCCGAAGTTCCGCGCCTCGCGTGGTTCCCGCGCGGGCGGGCGTCCGGTGCGGGCGAGGGGGTGCTTGACCGGGTTTCGGACACGCGCCCCCGTCCGACAGCGAACATGGTCCCCTGGGATCCGCCCGTCCCGTTCCCTTTCGACTGGCAGGGGTGCACGCCCCCTCGATCGAGTGACCCTCGGCGAATTTAGCGCCCCGACATTTTTTGGGTAACATTTCCGCCCGCCCCCCCCTTACTCCCGTCACAGAGTTCCGGTTCGCGGATACCCCCGGCCGTCCGGTCTGAGGCGCGACGCCACACTTCTGTGTCATTGGGAGAATAGGACCATGCCCGTCGGCGAGGCCCGAACGACTAACGCCCGAGGCGATTCCGACCCGGCGACGCGGGCGACCCGCACGCCCGAACCCATCGCCGGCGGTCACGCGCTACGGAACGGCGGGCGTTCCGAAAGGCGGGCGCCATGACTCCCCCCGTTCCCCGGGCCTCACCCCAGCGCCCGCCCGGCGCGGCAGCCTCCAGTGGCCCCCGCGATCCGAGCGAACTGGACACCCTGGACGACCTCGGGCCCGCGGGCAGGCAGGCGGTCCACCGAGCCGTGACACAACTCGGCCTGTCCGAGGCCGAGTTCCGGCAGGCCCTCCCGGCCGTGCGCGAGGAACTCGCCCGGCGGTTGCCCGACGTCATTACGACCGTGACCGTCGTCGCCCTCCTGCCGGTCGTCCGGGAGCGGTTGGCCCGCTACTACCGCGGCCGCGGGGCCTCGTGGCCCACGGCCGCGGACCTGAGCCAGACGGTCGTCGCGAAAACCCTCGCCGCTCTGTTCGGGGCGTGGCCGCGGGGGAACATCGGGGCGTGGGTGGTGGCGATCCGGAACAACGTCGGTCGCGACCACGCGCGCCGGCGGGCGCGGGAGGCGAAACACGTCCGGGTCGTCCCTCCCTCGCTCCTGGCCGAGCGGTCGGACCCGGCGGCCGGGCCCGAGGTTGACGACGGGTGGGGCGACCTGACCGTCGGGTTATCGGATTCCGACCGGGCCATCCTCCGCGACTGTTGGAATGGTGAAACGGACGCCGACATTGGGGCCCGCCACGGGCTGTCGGCGGACGAGATACGTCGGGTCCTGGGGCGATTGCGGCGACTGCTCGTGCCGCCCCGCCGCCCCCGATGAACCCCTTCGCGTGACATTCTTTTTCTCGCGACGCCGTGGAGCGTCTTAAACAAGTGGCGGCCGACCCGCCACCGTTCGCCGCCCGCCCACTTCACGCCGCGGGCGGGCGGCGCCGCCGATCGCCACGTGCCCGTGAGGGCGTGTCCGAAGTGCAAGAAGCCCCCCCGGCGGGCCGAGGGGAAGGGCCATGACCGACCGCACCGGGAGACGACATGCGTAACGCTCACACCATCCCCGCCGCGGACGAATACGCCGACCGCGCCGAGGCGTTCGCCCTGGACCGATGGGAGGACGAAGGCGGGGCCGTCCCGCCCGCCGCCGAGGACGCGGGGGCCGTCTCCCCCGGGGCCGTCGCGGCCCCACCGGGGAACGACACGCTTTCCGGTTTAAACCGGAAAGTGGCGGCCGTCGGGAAGCCGGTGTACCGGACCCTGGCCGCCCACCAGCGGGCCGAGGCCGGATGGGACTACCGGCACCTGTCGGTCGTGCTCGACACCTGGTACCGACTCTTCAACGACCACTTCGACTTGAACGTGCCCCGGGTGCCGCTCCGGCTCGATCCGGCCGTCCAGCGGAATTGTGCCGGGTACTTCCGCCCCGGACACAACGAATTCGGCCTGCTGTACGAGATCGCCGTCGCGGTCCCGCCGCCGGGGGGCCTGGACCGGATCCGCTTGGGCGACCTGCTCGGCACCCTGTTGCACGAGCTGTTGCACCTGGACCAGGAACTGCACGGAGTTCCGGGCCAGAACAACTACCACAACGTCGCGTACCGGGATCGGGCGGCCGCGTTCGGACTCCTCGTGGACCACCGCGGGCACCAGGAATACGCCCCGGACAGCCCGTTCTTGGCCCTGCTGTCCCGGCAGGGCGTCGGGCACCCGCCGGCGGTCCGGGACTCGTACGCGGTGGCCCCCGGGGCCCGACCGACCGCGATCCGGGCGGTGCCGAAGCCGGCCGGCAAATCGAAGCTGCGGAAGTGGTCGTGCGGGTGTACTAACGTGTGGGTCGGGGTCGCGACCCTCCACGCCCGGTGTGCCCGCCCGGACTGCGGGCGTCCGTTCGCGCCGTGCGGCTAATGTCTCGTCGGTCGACGTATCGGCCGCGGCCCGACCACCATACCCCGCGGCCCGCGCGCGACCGCGAACCCCACCCCGGTCTGGGCCGTGCCCGCCGCGTGCGGACGACGGGCACGAAGTCCCGGCCGGACCGACAGGAGATCACGGTCGTGCAGACCCGACGAATTCTGACCACACTGATCGACCCGAACCCGGCCAACGCCCGCCGATTCTTCGACGACGCGGGGTTGGCCGAGCTGGCCGCTAGCCTGATCCAGGGTCAACGGGTTCCGGGCCTCGTCTACGCGGTCGGGGACCGGTTCACCCTGCTCGACGGGGAACGCCGCTGGCGGGCCGCCCGACGAGCCGGCCTGCCGGACCTCCTGTGCTGTGTACTCGACAAGGCCCCGACCGCGGTGGAATTACTGCTCGCGCAACTGGCCATCGACGCCCACAACGTTCACTTGACGCCGATGGAGCGGGCGCGCCTGTACGCGGACGTGATGCGGGAGACCGGGTTGACCGCCACGCAACTCCACGAGCGGGAAGGCGTGTCCCCGGCGACGGTCACCAAGTACCTGTCGGTGTTCAAGTGCGTGCCCGCGGTGCAGGACGCGCTCGCCGCCGGGCGGATCGGCATCACCGACGTGTACACGATCTCGCTCGCCCCGGCCGGGGAGCAACCCGCCCTGCTCGCGTACAAACTCGCCGGGGCCACGAGAGAGGCGGTCGGCCGGGCGAGGCGGACACCATGCGACACGCCGACCCCGGCCGCCCGTGTCAACCGGGTGAAGTGCCAGCTCCCGTCCGGGGTGGCCGTCGTCGTCAGCGGGGAAGCGATTTCACTGGACGACATCCTCGCCTCCCTGGCCGAAATCGCCAGGGAGGCCAAACGCGCGAAAGCGGACGGACTCGACGCCAAGACGTTCCAGGCCGTCCTGCGCGACAAGGCGCGAGCGGGAGGGGGGGAATCGTGATCCGCTGCCTGAAATCGGCCGCCGCGCTCCCCCGGTATCTGATCCGCGCGGGCAGCCGGCTCCCGAGAACAATGGCCCGGTGGGTGCGCGGACGGGTGTTCCCGGCCCCCGACGAACTCGACCGGCGCCTGCTGTGGTGGACCCCGGCCGACCCGTTCACCGTGCGGGATCTGCTCAACGGCGGGGTTTCGATCGTCGGCCGGGCGGGGTCGGGGAAGACCTCGTCCAGCGGCCGGGCCCTCGCCGCCGCCGTCGTCGGCGACCCCCGCTCCGGCGGGCTGATCCTCGCGGCCAAGCCCGAAGACCGGGCCCTGTGGGAGGGCCTGTTCGCCGCCGCCGGCCGGGCCGGCGACCTGCGGGTGTTCGGTCCCGACCAGCCCCTGCGGCTGAATTTCCTCGATTACGTACTCAAATCCGGCGGGCACACGCGGGACGTGACCCGCTGCCTCGCCACCATCGCCGAGACGCTACTGGCGGCCGACTCCCGGGGCGGCGAGGGGGCCGACTTCTGGGAGCGGGAGCAGGAGCGGATGATCGCCAACGCGGTCGAAGTCCTCTGGCTGGCGCGGGGCAACGTCACCGCCCCCGACATCCAACAGTTCCTGACCACGGCGGCCGCCGACCCGGCCGAGTTGGCCGCCGCGGAATGGCAGGACGGGTTTCACAACCAATGCCTCCGGGCCGCGTTCCTCCAGG from Fimbriiglobus ruber carries:
- a CDS encoding ParB/RepB/Spo0J family partition protein, with protein sequence MQTRRILTTLIDPNPANARRFFDDAGLAELAASLIQGQRVPGLVYAVGDRFTLLDGERRWRAARRAGLPDLLCCVLDKAPTAVELLLAQLAIDAHNVHLTPMERARLYADVMRETGLTATQLHEREGVSPATVTKYLSVFKCVPAVQDALAAGRIGITDVYTISLAPAGEQPALLAYKLAGATREAVGRARRTPCDTPTPAARVNRVKCQLPSGVAVVVSGEAISLDDILASLAEIAREAKRAKADGLDAKTFQAVLRDKARAGGGES
- a CDS encoding RNA polymerase sigma factor codes for the protein MTPPVPRASPQRPPGAAASSGPRDPSELDTLDDLGPAGRQAVHRAVTQLGLSEAEFRQALPAVREELARRLPDVITTVTVVALLPVVRERLARYYRGRGASWPTAADLSQTVVAKTLAALFGAWPRGNIGAWVVAIRNNVGRDHARRRAREAKHVRVVPPSLLAERSDPAAGPEVDDGWGDLTVGLSDSDRAILRDCWNGETDADIGARHGLSADEIRRVLGRLRRLLVPPRRPR